A DNA window from Capnocytophaga sp. ARDL2 contains the following coding sequences:
- the rsmH gene encoding 16S rRNA (cytosine(1402)-N(4))-methyltransferase RsmH: MSNEYHLSVLLHETVDGLNIKSDGIYVDVTFGGGGHSREILRRLGPNGKLYAFDQDEDALQNAIDDPRFTLINENFRFLKRFLRFHGVKQVDGILGDFGVSSHQFDVAERGFSTRFNAVLDMRMNQNGELSAHQVINEYSEEDLSTMFFQYGELKNARALARTIVEARRNGEIKDSDQLKEVLSAHLPIHKSNKILAQIYQAIRIEVNQEIEVLREFLQQALEVLKPEGRLSVISYHSLEDRLVKRFIKNGMFEGEPERDFFGRYEVPFKSIGKLIVPSDEEIERNNRARSAKLRIAEKRP, encoded by the coding sequence ATGTCAAACGAATATCATCTTTCTGTGCTATTGCACGAAACAGTTGACGGACTCAACATAAAATCCGACGGCATCTATGTAGATGTAACTTTTGGTGGGGGAGGGCATTCTCGCGAAATTTTACGCAGATTAGGACCTAATGGAAAATTATATGCCTTTGACCAAGACGAAGACGCTTTGCAAAATGCCATAGACGACCCAAGATTTACTTTGATCAACGAGAATTTTCGCTTTTTGAAAAGATTTTTGCGTTTTCATGGCGTAAAACAAGTGGATGGTATTTTGGGAGATTTTGGTGTTTCTTCTCATCAATTCGATGTGGCAGAAAGAGGTTTTTCTACTCGTTTTAATGCGGTTTTGGATATGCGCATGAATCAAAACGGCGAATTGTCGGCTCATCAAGTGATTAATGAATACAGCGAAGAGGATTTGAGTACAATGTTTTTCCAATACGGTGAATTGAAAAACGCTCGTGCATTGGCAAGAACGATAGTAGAGGCGAGAAGAAACGGCGAAATAAAAGATTCGGATCAATTGAAAGAGGTTTTGTCGGCTCATCTTCCAATACATAAAAGCAATAAAATTTTGGCTCAAATCTATCAAGCCATTCGCATAGAGGTAAACCAAGAAATAGAAGTGTTGCGAGAGTTTTTACAACAAGCTTTGGAAGTGCTAAAACCAGAAGGACGATTGAGTGTGATTTCGTATCATTCGCTCGAAGACAGATTGGTAAAGCGATTTATCAAAAACGGAATGTTTGAAGGAGAGCCTGAAAGAGATTTCTTTGGACGATATGAAGTACCGTTTAAGTCTATTGGAAAATTAATCGTTCCGTCAGACGAAGAAATCGAACGAAACAACAGAGCCAGAAGTGCCAAATTGAGAATCGCAGAAAAAAGACCATGA
- a CDS encoding GNAT family N-acetyltransferase has product MNFILNKFTATDFEDYYRLVGDEQVMAMITERAIPLEEAKSDFAKELIKNTIHPDFGIFKIINAENHSFIGLAKLEIEKSESKEAELGYMILPELWGKGIAGKVTAQLVDFAKNHSQIYELFAIIDPKNIPSRKILTNNGFEHQEYKDFDGLPGEILRLKF; this is encoded by the coding sequence ATGAATTTTATTTTAAATAAATTTACAGCAACAGATTTCGAAGATTATTACCGATTGGTCGGTGATGAGCAGGTAATGGCGATGATTACCGAAAGAGCGATTCCGTTAGAGGAGGCGAAAAGTGATTTTGCAAAGGAATTGATAAAAAATACAATACATCCCGATTTTGGTATTTTTAAAATCATTAATGCAGAAAACCATTCTTTTATTGGACTTGCGAAATTGGAAATTGAAAAATCAGAAAGCAAAGAAGCGGAATTGGGTTATATGATTTTACCCGAGTTGTGGGGCAAAGGCATTGCAGGAAAAGTGACAGCTCAGTTGGTGGACTTTGCCAAAAATCATTCTCAAATATATGAACTTTTTGCAATTATTGACCCTAAAAATATTCCATCAAGAAAGATATTGACCAACAACGGTTTTGAACACCAAGAATACAAAGATTTTGACGGATTACCTGGCGAAATTTTGAGATTAAAGTTTTAA
- a CDS encoding class I SAM-dependent methyltransferase has product MNNNQNWIDKWNHNFQNKEYVYGKLPNVFLKEQLDQLPAQNILFAAEGEGRNAVYAAKKGWNVTAFDISEEGRKKALQLANEVGVNIDYRVGELPNLDFSNHNFDVVALIYAHFPAKIKSDYHKQLAKLLPANGLVIFEAFSKKHLPYREKNPKVGGPADEASLFSIEELKADFSDFELLYFEELEIELNEGLLHNGKGAVIRLVARKK; this is encoded by the coding sequence ATGAACAACAACCAAAATTGGATAGATAAGTGGAATCATAATTTCCAAAATAAAGAATATGTATATGGCAAGTTGCCCAATGTATTTTTGAAAGAACAGCTGGATCAGCTTCCCGCTCAAAACATTCTCTTTGCTGCCGAAGGCGAAGGTAGAAATGCCGTATATGCCGCCAAAAAAGGGTGGAATGTTACGGCTTTTGACATCAGCGAGGAAGGACGAAAAAAGGCACTTCAGTTGGCGAACGAAGTAGGGGTAAACATTGATTATAGAGTAGGCGAATTGCCTAATTTGGATTTTTCCAACCATAATTTTGATGTGGTGGCACTGATTTACGCCCACTTCCCAGCAAAAATAAAATCTGATTATCACAAACAACTCGCAAAGCTCTTACCAGCCAATGGACTGGTGATTTTCGAGGCATTTTCCAAAAAACATTTGCCTTACCGCGAGAAAAATCCCAAAGTGGGAGGCCCTGCTGATGAAGCCTCGTTGTTTTCTATCGAAGAGCTAAAAGCAGATTTTTCAGATTTTGAGTTACTCTATTTCGAAGAACTTGAAATAGAGCTGAATGAGGGGCTACTCCATAACGGAAAAGGAGCCGTAATTCGATTGGTAGCGAGGAAGAAATAG
- the mraZ gene encoding division/cell wall cluster transcriptional repressor MraZ: protein MNILLGTYECKVDAKARISLPVALKKQLPQLSDGFVLKRSVYEKCLELWPMQEWKKTMEGINQLNRFVRENDLFIRKFMAGVKFIEMDDTARFPISKDLLQYAQLSKEVVLASKLNIIEIWDKEAYEQVVNEDSIDFAALATKVMGGTINQ from the coding sequence TTGAATATTTTGTTAGGTACATACGAGTGTAAAGTCGATGCAAAAGCCCGCATCTCTCTGCCTGTGGCACTGAAAAAACAGTTGCCTCAGCTGTCTGATGGCTTTGTACTAAAACGCTCTGTGTATGAGAAATGTTTGGAACTGTGGCCAATGCAGGAATGGAAAAAAACAATGGAGGGTATCAACCAACTCAACCGATTTGTGAGAGAAAACGATTTGTTTATCCGCAAATTTATGGCAGGGGTAAAATTTATCGAAATGGATGATACAGCTCGTTTTCCTATCTCGAAAGATTTACTCCAATACGCTCAACTTTCCAAAGAGGTGGTATTGGCATCGAAGCTCAACATCATCGAAATTTGGGACAAAGAGGCTTACGAACAAGTGGTAAACGAAGACTCTATCGACTTTGCTGCCTTGGCGACAAAAGTGATGGGAGGTACGATCAATCAATAA
- a CDS encoding penicillin-binding protein, with amino-acid sequence MGLKNIDRNIYICLFIFIFFIFMVMVKLVYIQVVEGDKWRAKGERQILKDEIVPATRGNIYSSDGSLLATSVPKYDIAFDPSASTEELFQSEIKALADSLAVFKGKKTSKEYESRFRKLRSNGGKYVFLFRRLSYPEFQRLKKFPLLKYGGNAGGLIVNQTPVREHPMGMIANRTIGYERQNEDGTITRKGIEAAFTEYLSGKDGKRKVQRVTKTAWKPIHDENFVDPQDGLDVVTTIDVYIQDIAHHALLNSLQYYGAEHGTVVVMEAETGEIKAISNLGLGANGKYTETINYAVLERHDPGSTFKLASYLALLDNGKVDTATIFDTRNGVVTFGGKRVTDSNRRGYGKISFARGFEVSSNTVITQAVYQAYKDKPTEFIDKLESFGFNKTLGLDLKGEPASYIPRPGDKAWSKIALPWMAYGYGISVTPLQTLTFYNAVANGGELVKPRFVKEIKKVNKTVKTFDKEVLNPRIASKESIGKVQEMLKNVVKRGTGKSLYSSDFSMAGKTGTAQMNYGAGKQNMFYASSFVGFFPAENPKYSCIVVIHRPTQHSYYGGDVAGPVFKRIAQKIFTDVPSLKEIKNIDEPLKNTKKDYETYYTNVRKMNGIVPNVVGMQVMDALPLLENLGVKTQIIGKGKVKQQSLPSGHEIKKGDQMVLTLG; translated from the coding sequence ATGGGATTGAAAAATATAGATAGAAACATATATATCTGCTTGTTTATCTTCATTTTTTTCATCTTTATGGTTATGGTAAAATTGGTGTATATCCAAGTGGTAGAAGGAGATAAATGGCGTGCAAAAGGAGAAAGACAAATTTTAAAAGATGAAATCGTTCCTGCTACAAGGGGAAATATTTATTCATCAGATGGTAGTTTGTTGGCAACTTCTGTTCCCAAATACGACATTGCCTTTGACCCATCTGCCTCGACTGAAGAGCTTTTTCAAAGTGAAATAAAAGCATTGGCAGATTCGTTGGCCGTTTTCAAAGGAAAAAAAACATCTAAAGAATACGAATCTCGTTTTAGAAAATTGCGTTCCAACGGAGGAAAATATGTCTTTTTGTTTAGGCGTTTGAGTTATCCTGAATTTCAACGATTGAAAAAATTTCCGTTGTTGAAATATGGTGGAAATGCGGGTGGATTGATTGTAAATCAAACCCCTGTACGCGAACATCCAATGGGAATGATTGCCAACCGAACGATAGGATATGAAAGGCAAAACGAAGACGGTACTATTACAAGGAAAGGAATTGAGGCAGCATTTACAGAATATTTATCTGGAAAAGACGGCAAGCGAAAAGTTCAAAGGGTTACTAAAACAGCTTGGAAACCAATCCATGATGAAAATTTTGTCGATCCACAAGACGGATTGGATGTGGTAACGACGATCGATGTCTATATTCAAGATATTGCACACCATGCCTTACTCAACTCACTGCAATATTATGGAGCCGAACACGGAACAGTGGTGGTGATGGAAGCAGAAACTGGTGAAATCAAAGCCATTTCAAACCTCGGATTAGGTGCTAATGGAAAATATACCGAAACCATCAATTACGCTGTTTTGGAACGACATGACCCAGGTTCAACCTTCAAATTGGCGTCTTATCTCGCGTTGCTCGACAATGGAAAAGTAGATACCGCAACGATTTTTGACACGCGTAATGGAGTGGTAACTTTCGGTGGAAAACGAGTAACGGATTCCAACCGAAGAGGTTATGGAAAAATTTCATTTGCTCGTGGATTTGAAGTTTCGTCCAATACTGTGATTACACAGGCAGTTTATCAGGCTTATAAAGACAAACCGACAGAGTTTATCGATAAATTGGAATCGTTTGGTTTCAACAAAACTTTGGGATTGGATTTAAAGGGCGAACCTGCATCGTATATTCCAAGACCAGGCGATAAGGCGTGGAGTAAAATCGCTTTGCCATGGATGGCTTATGGATATGGTATTTCTGTAACACCGTTGCAAACTCTGACATTTTACAACGCTGTAGCCAACGGAGGAGAATTGGTAAAACCACGATTTGTAAAAGAAATCAAAAAGGTAAACAAAACAGTAAAAACCTTTGACAAAGAAGTGCTAAATCCTCGCATTGCAAGTAAAGAATCGATAGGAAAAGTACAAGAAATGTTGAAAAATGTAGTGAAACGCGGAACAGGAAAAAGTTTGTATTCATCAGATTTTTCAATGGCAGGAAAAACAGGAACAGCTCAGATGAATTATGGAGCAGGAAAACAAAATATGTTTTATGCCTCATCGTTTGTAGGATTTTTCCCAGCCGAAAATCCAAAATATTCGTGTATCGTAGTGATTCACAGACCTACACAACATAGTTATTATGGAGGAGATGTGGCAGGCCCAGTGTTTAAACGCATTGCACAAAAGATTTTTACAGATGTGCCGTCTTTGAAAGAAATCAAAAACATAGACGAACCACTGAAAAACACTAAAAAAGATTACGAAACCTATTATACCAATGTGCGAAAAATGAACGGAATCGTTCCAAATGTGGTGGGTATGCAAGTAATGGATGCCTTGCCATTGTTGGAAAATTTGGGAGTAAAAACGCAAATCATTGGCAAAGGAAAAGTAAAACAACAGTCGTTGCCATCAGGACACGAAATCAAAAAAGGCGACCAGATGGTTTTGACATTGGGATAG
- a CDS encoding DUF1697 domain-containing protein: MRTYIVLLRGVTPTGKNKIPSMAFLKEILEKGGFVNVKTYIQSGNIVLQTELSPMEVSGKVHELIKENIGAELPVMVKTAEEIKQVLSENPFTENHDIKRVFFTLFNDELSQSLANELKTQDFGEEKFDFTPRAMYMYLPKDASRTKLSNNFLEKKLKIIATTRNFNTLGKLVEMATEGANL; this comes from the coding sequence ATGAGAACATACATTGTATTGCTCAGAGGCGTAACGCCCACAGGGAAAAACAAAATTCCGAGTATGGCTTTTCTGAAAGAAATTTTAGAAAAAGGCGGCTTTGTGAATGTAAAAACCTATATCCAAAGCGGGAATATTGTATTACAAACGGAGCTTTCCCCTATGGAAGTGAGTGGGAAAGTACACGAACTCATCAAGGAAAACATTGGGGCAGAACTCCCTGTAATGGTGAAAACCGCTGAGGAAATCAAACAGGTCTTGAGCGAAAATCCGTTTACGGAAAACCACGATATTAAGCGTGTTTTCTTTACCCTTTTTAACGATGAGCTATCGCAATCATTGGCAAACGAACTCAAAACGCAAGATTTCGGAGAAGAAAAATTCGATTTCACACCCCGAGCGATGTATATGTATTTACCCAAAGATGCCAGTCGCACCAAACTCAGTAACAATTTTTTGGAAAAGAAACTAAAAATCATTGCTACCACGCGTAATTTTAATACATTGGGTAAGTTGGTGGAAATGGCAACAGAGGGAGCGAATTTATAA
- a CDS encoding single-stranded DNA-binding protein, whose protein sequence is MNTIRNSVRLIGRVGNAPEVKTFDNGNKVASFPLATNEYFYNDKGEKQEQTQWHSIVAWGKNAEVVERFAEKGKELAVAGRINYNSYQDKDGVKRTNTEIVINELLLL, encoded by the coding sequence ATGAATACTATTAGAAACAGCGTTCGTCTAATCGGTAGAGTGGGCAACGCACCAGAGGTGAAAACTTTTGACAATGGCAATAAAGTGGCTTCATTTCCTTTGGCAACTAACGAATATTTTTACAACGACAAAGGAGAAAAACAAGAACAAACTCAATGGCATAGCATTGTAGCTTGGGGCAAAAATGCAGAAGTAGTGGAAAGATTTGCTGAAAAAGGAAAAGAATTGGCCGTTGCAGGTCGTATTAATTACAACAGCTATCAAGACAAAGATGGTGTAAAACGCACTAACACCGAAATTGTCATCAACGAATTGCTATTGTTATAA
- a CDS encoding FtsL-like putative cell division protein: MKLKEIFDNKAIVPQLKSASNWGVVFYLVLLVLLIIGNNHRYETKVIELKRLNEEMKELRTEYVERRSELMRIKMESNVSDIMQEREVYPSQVPPQKIRVVIEKEKKWYELWD; this comes from the coding sequence ATGAAGTTAAAAGAAATATTTGACAATAAAGCTATAGTTCCTCAGTTGAAGTCCGCATCCAACTGGGGGGTTGTTTTTTATTTGGTATTGCTTGTATTACTCATTATCGGAAACAATCACAGATACGAAACAAAGGTAATCGAGCTAAAAAGACTAAATGAAGAAATGAAGGAATTGCGTACCGAATATGTAGAAAGGCGTTCGGAATTGATGCGAATCAAGATGGAGAGTAATGTTTCGGACATTATGCAAGAACGAGAGGTGTATCCGTCGCAAGTTCCTCCACAAAAAATCAGAGTTGTGATAGAGAAAGAAAAAAAATGGTATGAGCTATGGGATTGA
- a CDS encoding DUF445 domain-containing protein produces MDKQQILKRHKLLATGLFVLMALIFAAMLLLEKYQPAKWIGYVKAFSEAAMVGALADWFAVTALFKYPLGLKIPHTNLIENRKNDIGENLGTFVVDNFLTPQTLRPYVKEIAVTKTAGNWLLKNNQMILNEVKNGVVNYLETNDLKHIKQYIAEQSTQLVHKIPVENLMSNALNYLIENREQDKALDYILQRLNEVIKQPKLLQMVQEKVDKKFFSLLPNFASELIASYFLSEIQKIIDEVRQNPQHKIRREIDRELSQFVIDLHSKPQWKDKIHQLKQQLITVENLSNYTNQIVFYLKNQLINDLNSDQSNVLAYIDSIIENFAVKLSTDKDQQEKIDGFVRKKLYHLALKNNKKVGQLISNTVESWEGKSLSEKLELEVGKDLQFIRINGTLVGGMVGLMIYTLVQLFF; encoded by the coding sequence ATGGATAAACAACAAATACTCAAACGACATAAATTACTGGCTACAGGTTTATTTGTCTTGATGGCTCTGATTTTTGCAGCGATGCTTTTACTCGAAAAATATCAACCTGCAAAATGGATTGGGTATGTAAAAGCGTTTTCCGAAGCGGCTATGGTCGGTGCTTTGGCAGATTGGTTTGCTGTAACCGCTTTGTTTAAATATCCTTTGGGACTAAAAATCCCACATACCAATCTCATCGAAAATCGAAAAAATGATATTGGCGAAAACCTTGGGACTTTTGTAGTTGATAACTTTCTTACACCACAGACTCTTCGACCTTATGTAAAGGAAATTGCGGTTACCAAAACAGCAGGTAATTGGTTGTTGAAAAACAATCAAATGATTTTGAATGAAGTAAAAAATGGAGTGGTAAATTATTTAGAAACCAATGATTTAAAACACATTAAGCAATATATTGCGGAACAATCGACGCAATTGGTTCATAAAATACCTGTGGAAAATTTGATGTCCAACGCACTAAATTATCTCATCGAAAATAGAGAGCAAGACAAGGCATTGGATTACATTTTACAAAGATTGAATGAAGTAATCAAGCAACCCAAATTACTACAAATGGTACAAGAAAAAGTGGATAAAAAGTTTTTTTCTTTATTACCCAATTTTGCTTCAGAATTGATAGCTTCCTATTTTTTAAGTGAAATACAAAAAATTATAGACGAAGTCAGACAAAATCCTCAACATAAGATTAGACGAGAAATCGATAGGGAATTGTCTCAATTTGTCATCGATTTACATTCAAAACCACAATGGAAAGACAAAATCCATCAATTGAAACAACAATTAATAACGGTTGAAAATTTATCAAACTACACCAATCAAATCGTTTTTTACCTAAAAAATCAATTGATAAATGATTTAAATTCAGATCAATCCAATGTTTTGGCCTATATAGATTCTATTATTGAAAATTTTGCTGTAAAACTATCAACAGATAAAGATCAACAGGAAAAAATAGACGGATTTGTAAGAAAAAAACTCTATCATTTAGCTTTGAAAAACAACAAAAAAGTAGGACAATTGATTAGCAATACAGTAGAAAGTTGGGAAGGAAAATCATTGAGTGAAAAACTCGAACTCGAGGTTGGAAAAGACCTGCAATTCATCCGAATCAACGGAACTTTGGTAGGGGGTATGGTCGGATTGATGATTTATACTTTGGTACAATTGTTTTTTTAG
- a CDS encoding UDP-N-acetylmuramoyl-L-alanyl-D-glutamate--2,6-diaminopimelate ligase, whose translation MNLKDILQNIEIISLLGEVNTEVGNLVQDSRSIQQGDVFIAIKGAASDGHQFIKKAIEKGAKVIVCEEIPQETISEIVYIKVKDSVSALATMASNFYGNPSEKLKLVGITGTNGKTTTTSLLYQLFRKSGHKVGLISTIAIYVDDEKFDTINTTPDILTLNKYLKMMVDVGCEYCFMEVSSHGVEQRRIEGLHFAGGVFTNLTHDHLDYHQTFANYRDAKKKFFDQLPKTAFALTNVDDKNGSVMLQNTKAQKKAYALKTMADYRLQILENQFSGLVVKIDGQEVWTNLIGQFNAYNLLAVYAVADLLGIEKMQNLTALSTLQSVGGRFQYFVSKDKITAIVDYAHTPDALQNVLDTINNIRTKNEQLITVVGCGGNRDKTKRPIMADISTKESTRVIFTSDNPRDEDPQTILEEMEAGVSAEHYKKFVTITDRRQAIKTACQFAQSGDIILIAGKGHETYQEVKGVRTHFDDMEEVKVVFE comes from the coding sequence ATGAACCTAAAAGATATATTACAAAACATAGAAATCATTTCCCTTTTGGGGGAAGTCAATACCGAAGTAGGTAACTTGGTACAAGACTCACGGTCAATACAGCAAGGCGATGTATTCATTGCTATAAAAGGCGCCGCATCGGATGGGCATCAATTCATCAAAAAAGCAATCGAAAAAGGAGCGAAAGTCATCGTTTGCGAGGAAATTCCGCAAGAAACTATTTCGGAAATCGTTTACATAAAAGTAAAGGATAGCGTTTCGGCTTTGGCAACGATGGCTTCCAATTTCTACGGAAATCCTTCCGAAAAACTCAAATTAGTAGGTATTACAGGAACCAACGGAAAGACCACTACCACGAGTTTGCTGTATCAATTGTTCAGAAAATCAGGACACAAAGTCGGACTGATTTCTACTATTGCTATTTATGTTGATGATGAAAAATTCGACACGATAAACACCACACCTGATATTCTTACATTGAATAAATATCTGAAAATGATGGTAGATGTAGGTTGCGAATATTGCTTTATGGAAGTAAGTTCGCACGGCGTGGAGCAACGACGCATCGAAGGATTGCACTTTGCAGGGGGCGTGTTTACGAACCTCACACACGACCATTTGGACTATCACCAAACCTTTGCTAATTACCGTGATGCCAAAAAGAAATTTTTTGACCAATTGCCCAAAACGGCTTTTGCCCTAACAAATGTTGATGACAAAAACGGCAGTGTGATGCTTCAAAACACCAAAGCCCAAAAGAAAGCCTATGCACTAAAAACAATGGCAGATTATCGTTTGCAGATTTTGGAAAATCAGTTTTCAGGATTGGTGGTAAAAATAGACGGACAGGAAGTTTGGACAAACCTCATTGGGCAGTTCAACGCTTATAATCTGTTGGCGGTTTATGCCGTTGCCGATTTGCTCGGAATCGAAAAAATGCAGAACCTAACCGCATTGAGTACGTTGCAGTCGGTGGGCGGACGATTTCAGTATTTTGTATCGAAAGACAAAATCACCGCGATTGTGGATTATGCCCACACACCCGACGCCTTGCAAAATGTGTTAGACACCATCAACAACATACGCACCAAAAACGAACAACTCATCACGGTGGTAGGTTGCGGAGGCAATCGCGATAAAACCAAGCGTCCGATTATGGCGGACATTTCAACCAAGGAAAGTACACGAGTGATTTTCACTTCGGATAATCCGCGAGACGAAGACCCACAAACGATTTTGGAAGAAATGGAAGCAGGGGTTTCGGCAGAGCATTACAAAAAGTTTGTTACCATAACCGACCGCCGTCAGGCAATAAAAACCGCGTGTCAGTTTGCCCAATCAGGCGATATTATCCTCATTGCCGGCAAAGGACACGAAACCTATCAAGAAGTAAAAGGTGTTCGCACCCATTTTGATGATATGGAGGAGGTAAAGGTTGTTTTTGAATAA